gAATTCCCCCCtccctttaagattaattgtgatgctagctatctTGGCAAtggtgctcgagttggttttgcttgtgttagcagagattggaagggaaggtggcaacgaggctgtctaggaacaattgagagtcgtagcattttgcaaggagagttgtttgctatttagagaggctttcttttagcatgggactcgggacaaagagacattatatgtgagacagattgtgtggaggcttttactattgtcaataatttacaagattgctctgggtttattgatcctttggtgttaaaaatccgagatatcatgtcttggaaatggcgtgttgatcttcggttgatcttgagagatgcaaatacagtagTAGACATCATGGCAAAGACGGCAATGAGGACCCTTTCTCCTCAAGTGGAGCTTCCGTTGCCTTGGAAGGAatttgagagtagtattcagcgggactgtctttcttaagcagtttcttgtttttttctcgttcttagtttttgtttattttcttttaagtcaccaaaaagTAATAAATGTAGATAtttgtcttttttaaaaatatatattttttagttgtcCATGATATtcccaacccgacaggtcaatGACTAATTCATCGTGAATCTAAGCTCTATTTAAGGTCTGCCACTACccaatgtattttttaaaaatatatttgatatttgataTTGTAAAAACGTTACTATCTTATATTCTTAATAGTCTctgtattttttttatctcatgtgttttatgcttttggattattctatcaataaaatatattttatattttatccaaaataaaaaaataataacataaattataaataatatttataaatcttCGTATTGATTTTTTTACATGTAACCATCTAATGATTTTTAatcatgttttatttattttaaattcattaatttaatatattttatatattaaataattggtgaattttatttttattttaaaatttattatttaaaaatgtttacattttttatatcaaactaataaataataataatagaaatataaatttaaaatttaattttataaaaataattaaaaaacagcTCAACTATTGAGCGGCTAGCAtatataatctaattatttaataaatatttacttttatttttatttttatttttatagtaataataataataatgaagagTTCTTATACTGACGCGACATTCATACGTTGAGTCAAATGAGTTActcatataaatttatatatggaACAAAAGATGGTTTATGAGTAAAGGTTAGTATTCGATAAAATATTCAATGTTGTTATTACAAATTCTAgtagtttttacttttttttttggacatggtGGATGTGATAAAACATTTATTTGTAATGGACTTTCTTCTGCTATTCGGTCTAGAGAaaagattatttatttaaatGTCGCATCCAGTAAAATTATGTCTTTACTCCTACCTGATGGCGGAACAgctcattttatatttttaatactcatTATAATTATTGATGAATCTACTTGCAACATCAAACATGGCAGTTTGAAAGTTGAGCTGCTCACTCAAAGTAGCTTAATAATTTGAGATGAAACTCCAATGCTCAATAAAATGTGTTTTGAAGCAGTTTATCTCAGTTACCGATTAACATAAGACACATGGGTTAGAAgttgaaattttaaataatctaCTGATTATAATTGTTGATGATCTtctctctcatttggtagactttACATATCCAAATTTATTGCAAAACATATCAGATTACATGTATTTTTAGAGTATGACAATTCTTGCATCTACGTTTAGAGTGTTGAGAAGGTAAACGATTTCGGCTTGACAATCTTTCCAAGAATGAAAAATGAGTATCTAAATTCTGACACAATATATCAAGTTGATGAGAATGGTATAACAAGAATGGTTTACTCTAGAGTTTCTAAATGACATGAAATGTTTGGGACTATCTAACCACAAGTTGACTTTCAAGCCAAGAGTCACTGTAATACTATTACTAAACATAGACCAAACTTCAGGTTTATGCAACGAAACAAGGTTAATAGTTAATGAACTTGACAACAACATAATTGGAGCAACGGTAGTGATTGGTAGAAATATTGGTGACAATATGTACATTcaaaaaatgaacttgatcccttcagattTAGGATTGTGATTTAAGTTTCAACGGAGACAGTTTCCATTAAAGTGTGCTTTGCAATGACCATCAACAAGAGTCAGGATCAATTATCATCATATGTAGGCTTCACTTGCCAAAATCAGTGTTTACCCTGGACAACTTTACGTTGTtgtgtcaagagttaagagtcgtaGTGGCCTCAAACTCAAAGTTCTAATCTTGGACGAAGACGGTAATCCAAAATCATCAATAACAAATATCACAtttaaagaagtttttaataatagttaggtaagaaaaatagtattttcaCTTTAATAACATGTTATGATTtacatttttgtataaatatttactgtagatataactaatttatctataactctaCTTTTATATTTGAAATGAAACGTGTAACAAGGTTAACTGCTTTTCTAACGAGATTAATAAAATGTTAGGTTGTTGATAAATTTTCATTagctttttgatataaaattcagTGTAAAATTTACATAttattattacagttatatatgttcttattctTTTAGGTATCTTTTTTCTGATTCAAGAATATTATAGATTTCAaactgttttatttatattttattttgaataaacaTAAAATAGTATATTCAAtacatttatattatataatgacaatgatagtgttatactaaattcgaaaaatttatgattataaaatattatttttgatttatcatgtcaaattaaaatataaatttatgtatCATACAAATTTAAcactaataatattatatatccaattttttttattaattaaatttaattaaattagtctaagATAATAAAAATGGACTCTTATTTAATTGAGTAGACTGACCGGTCTAATATCGAGACTCCGGTCCGATTTTAAGAACCTTCCTGAGATAAAATTGGACACCCAATTTCACACAACCGCTAAATTCAAAATCTGGAATTTCCGCGCTTCACTCTCATATTGGATCCCCTATTCCGACTGTCTTCGTTTACATACTCGGCTACTCGCAATTCGCAAAAGTATTGCATTTCTCTCCCAGTCTCCAAATTCAAACTCAATGGTCACATTTTTTAACTCCCTCACCTCCGCCACCGCCTCCGCCACGGACGATCCTCTCTTACCATTCCTCTGGTATCTTTCTGCCTTTCACAAACTTGTCCCAGGGAAAAAAATCTCATAAGATTGACAAAATTCTCTCGATTTTGTGAATTTTAGGAGTGTCAAGAAAGCTCTAGAAGGTTCCGGCGGTTCCAGCCAGAACCTGTTGAACTTACTAGGAGATTGCATTAGAAGCTTCAAGGATAGCGAACAGTACCGAAACGACGTCAGATTTCTCAAGATTTGGCTCCTCTATGTAATCTACTCGTTCTATCTCATGTTTCAAATCTCGTGGTTAGGGCTTTTTGacgaataaaattatttaattgaatAGTGATTTTCCATGGTAGCTATAGTAGCTATGAAAACCTAGCTACATGAGTGAGTGCACAACAGAGTACGGTTACATTACTTGAATGTTATGCTTGCTAAGGATTCTCGCAGTTGTGATATCAAATGTTAAAATGATTTGAATATGATTTTGGGTAAGGTGAACTAAGGTCTTAAAGAAAGAGGACCCGGGTTTGTGGGCTGGGTCAAGGGGGACTAGTCTGTAACCTTCCAAGAGAAGCTGTGATATCTTCTGTTGgttgaaagaaaaggaaaagaaagaaaagtttaaATATGGTTTTAATATGGCAcccttatccttttttttttcttttaaaaagctttgaattttatatatatattttttgtttttgttataatATGAATCAATTAGGAAAGTTGATGTTACATCAATCATGTAATAGTAGAACTTTGCTTTACATTTTTTTGTTAGTAGAACAAACTAGCAAGTAGAAAGAATATAGATCAGATGGAAGGTAGCTCAATGACTAGAGAGATAGGgggagattaatttaaaaaaaaaagaaaggaaaagaaactaTATGCAAAATTATCAAGAAAATATCAGACTTTAATGTTCTTCGTTGTTGATGTCTTTTACAATAGgatataaagattttttttatctgtGTACATAAAGCTTATATGCTTAGCAGAACATAGTCTAGTTGCAACAAATCTGTAAGCTTTTTGTAATGGTGCTGTTTTGAGGCACTTTTTGTTGAGCAGATCAACTCAACATGCTTCCGTTGGTTTGATTTTGCAGATGGGTGTTAGTTCAGATTTTGGAAGTGTTTTCATGGAAATGCTGAACTGCAATGTGTGTACCAAAAATGCTTCACTCTATGTGTGGTCTGCATGTTTCTTTGAGTTGAAAGGGAGGCTCCATGATGCCCTCACAATCTATCACCTTGGTATTTCCAGGTCAGTGCTCTGTTAAGTTGAATCTTCAATACTTGCTTGTTTTGATATTTCAAGTTGGGGTGCCTTGACTGTAATTTTAGTTATTTGGGTCAATGTTCAATAGGAATGCAGAGCCAATTGAGTGGTTGAAGAAGGCACAGGCATTATGTCACCAGAGAATATCTGAAACTTGGAAGGCTGCTGAAAGGCAGAAGGTACGCCTATTCACGAAGAAGTTAGTCCTTTAGGCAAAATGAGCCAAACTAGCAGGAaaggaaagataaataaaaatagagaaaacaccAACTTCCTTGTACTCTTTTATTGAATAGGCTTTGTGCTTTGTGATCTTTGGTAGGTAATTTATTGCTTCCCAATAGGTTTGTTCAAGTAGTAGATGAATCAAACACTGCCTTTGCAAAACacattatttgtttattttatttctcacaTTGACATATTTCCTCAATGTTCTGTCTCCTGAATTGAGATTTGCTAACACTGACTGCATTTACAGTTTAAGaattcttttgtatatatttcattttattttttaatttcagatTGATTATAAGGGATCCACAGAGTTGGGAAACATTGGCATTAATCCATGGGATTCCTCCATTTTGGAAGACCTGATGAAGAAGATAAATCctacaattaaaaaattttatgtgaGATATTTATATGCTTTGTTATATACATGTTTGATTTACTGCATCTGACAAGGATTCAGGTGCTTTATGCTTGTATAAATGCATTTCAGGGGTATCACTTGAGCACTAAATCTTATACAGGAAAAGTGGCCTTATCTACTTTGAAGAATGCATCAAGGAACAAAGTTATAGAGATAGGTAATATTCATATCCTTACTCTTGTCTTCATCATTGGGACGTAATTGTCTGACTGCTCCTAGCTTTATGATCAATCTGAAGAATTCATTTATATATGAATTTACTTGCCTTATCTTCTTGTATTTCTGACAGAATAGGAACAGTTgtatcatatataaattaataccATAAATTTCATAGGAGATGCTAAAAAATTGTGAGTTCATGATATGTGCTAAAAATTGACCCTGCAACGAAATTTCCATTGAATCTGAGTTTATGATGTCTCCCCAGAGTTGTTAGCTTGTCTTCCAAAGACAATGTTGTTGCAGATAGTTTCTACAAAACTAGGTTTATCTATTGTTAGAAATAAAGAGTGTATATCTTTTTGGTATCTCAATAAAAAATCTTAGGAGTAGTTTTGGTTCTTTCTATTATTACGTCATCGTTTCCTTATTTGTCTAGGATAAGGGTTTTTCCTATTATCAACAGCAGTTAGTGTTCATCTCTTGTAAGACACCACAACATGATCATATCAGTGTATTTCATATAGTTTCATagtctttattcttttcttttactgGCTTCATTCATTCTCTTGATGGTCCTTATCATGATATCCAAAGGCGGGAGGAAGTACCATATCAAAGGTTGCGCTGGACAAGGTGGTTTTGCTCAAGTATACAAGGCCTTTGTCAACAGTGATCCAAATGATGTTGTTGCGCTAAAGGTGCTGATGGTCTTTCAGAATCATTTCCTCTTAAAATGTGATATTTGTCTCATTTGATTGTTCTTTGAACCTTAAATGTTAGATACAAAAGCcagctttcccttgggagtttTACATGTATCGTCAGCTTGATATGCGGATCACTGGCAGAGAAGTATGTGATATTAATATCGatatcaaattcaaatatttataCCATCAGCCTGCCTTTTCTATAAACATCCAAATATACTGAATTGTCTGATATCTAACTATATCAGAGGTCAAGCTATGGTTTGGCTCAGAGAATTCATCTGTATGCAGACTGTAGCATACTCATCTGTGACTATTTAGCTCATGGAACGCTACAGGTTAGTTATTTCTACTGATTTCCCTTATTATCTTGTTCAATGTTATATAGTGTTAATTCAAGATGAACATACTATGCAGGATGTCATAAACACATATGCGGTCCAAGGGAAACCCATGGAAGAAGTTTTATGTATTTATTACACGATAGAAATGTTACACATGGTTGAAACTTTGCATGGTGTTGGCTTGATTCATGGTGATTTCAAGCCTGATAATCTGCTTATTCGCTATGCTAGGTAAAATTAAGCTTCTCATTCGTTACCATTAGTTGGTTCGCTTGCACCTTATTACTTGCAGAATGTCATTGTAAAGCTGGTTTCTCATTCTTAATTAATGATTATGATGACATGACTAAGTACATCGTCTTGTTATTATATACTTCTATATCTAAGGAGGACTTTGGGTGTAGAATTGCCCTTTATCTCTGGCAAAGCATCAACTTATGTagtataaataaaataacaatcaACTCTTTAAGTGGACGAGTTATACAAACAAAAAAATGACATTTTATTGGAACTAtgtgtatatataaataattttaatctaTATTCTTTTTTTATGCTTCAGCAGTAGTTTTGTTTTAGTTTACCTGGAGGAGTTCATGACTTttacatactttttttttttttaccgcaTGGCCAAACCACTTGAGATGATGTTTTTCCATTCTAATTTTATATTGTCTAGTGTAACACTTTTCCAGTGCTATATTCTGTTTTATGGCAGCGTTGAAGTTATTGTTACTGCGATTTTCAGTTTCAAAAAACCACAAGTCCTACAAATATATAGTAAAATTAAAACTACCACTTAGATAAAACAACCTTGTTATGTTTACCACTGAAGATCCAGACCAtgatgtttttactttttagatattGATTGAGATAAAACCGACATGCAAATGCGAGCAAATACGAGCTGAGAGAGTTTCTTGTTGTTTAGTGTTTATATTATGCATGTTCCAAATAAGTACTTTGTAAATGCTTTGCTTTTGTAGACAGTGCTCATTCCTGGTTTTGCTACTTTGCAGGGATGACCTTACAGAAGAAGGGTTCTTGGACCGAAGTGGTCCTTGGTGTGATCAGGTCAGTTTTTCTCCAGATGATGATACAACTAAACCGTTTATGGTTTTAGTACTTTCTGTTGTTGAAAGTTGTTCTATCCATAGGGTCTTTGCCTTGTAGACTGGGGAAGAGGGATTGTTCTGGATCTCTTTCCAGATGACATAGTATTTAAGGGTGATTGCGGAACTTCTGGATTTCGCTGCATTGAGATGCAAGCGGATAAGCCATGGAAATTTCAGGCAAACCACTTCTTAAAACTACACTATAAATGTAATTATCTTCATGATTTACTGTCTTTGAAGTTGTTCTTCTCCATCACTTACCAACAGGTAGACGCATACGGCCTTTGCGTTGTTGTCCATATGATGTTGCATAATTGCTATATGGAGATTGCCAAAGAAGAATCATCTGATGGAGGCTACATGTATCTTCCCAAACAACGCTTTAAACGGTATATGTCCATTTACTTTTTGTTTATCTTTAGTCATGTGATTCACTGTAATGTTGGTAAAGTCAATTTGGAAACTTGATTCTACATTTGAAGCACCCTTAATTTGCTTGTCGAATCAAATAGTTACTGGAACGTTGCGCTCTGGAAGAATTTCTTCACCAAGATGTTAAATCAATACCCTGGCAATGATGATAGAAGGTTGCTGCAGGAGTTGAAGAAGTCCTTCCAGGACTATATAAGTTCCGATCCAAAGATGATAAAGGCACTAAGGGAGTTACTTGCAAAGCAAAGGACTTCTATGTGTTGTGCTTAGAGTTTCAAAATTCCTTTCTGAACCTGTTTCATTTTACTTAACTGTCTTCAGCTGCAGGAggctatatatgtgtgtgtgtgtgtgtgtgtgtgtgtgtgtgtgtgtgtgtatatttgAAGGAATATAGAAACAAATGCAAAATGCAAGCAATCCAAGACAGGTTCGGAAGGTGAACATCAATTCATTAttcttctgattctgattttgcATGCTAACAACTGCTCTTTAATGCACTTACCCACTTACATTAGCCTCTTTAATGCTAATATTTATTGTCCTTTGTAGTTTGAGTTGTCTGAATTTGACTTTTCAAGTACTGATGTAGATACATGTATGAACTGAGTGCTGTTAGCAGGTCTAATGTTGTATATGATAATTTTGTTTGTTGTAATTGGGTGTGTACTGTTTGTAATATCTAAATAGTTTTCCTTGTTTAGATAGTGGATTTTAGCTCTGAAgaggaatataaaaaaaaaagatgaatattattttttgtttttttttttgtttagaaaatagatgaatattaaaatatattaagagAGACATAGGCTTCCCGTAAAAGTCCAAATATACTTAGTTTCGTTGATGAGCACCACCAAGCTCTGGATAGGGCCGGACCGCCAGAGTCGGCTCACATGTCGATTCGAGTTTAATTCATTAATAGTTTAGTAAACCTGATTTATGAACTTGTAAGTCgaatttgaatattaatttgAATCTATAGATTAAATAATAAGGGTTGAACTTGAGTAAGTTTAGGTTATTAACTTATAAGTTGGAGTGATTATATAcatagaatttaattttcatactcAATATAAAAAAGCTTGCAAATATAATTGTTACATgagcaaaatattttttaaatttaatgcttGAAACATTATTTAAATATGTGAATCTGTAAATAATCGTATACAATTATGTTTTTAGTAGGTTACACATCAACAAAATAAGTTAAATGCTTAAAGACATGttactttatatttttaatttatatcagATACATATTTGTTAAATATATGAAAGTAAGATATCTCTTCAGAGTAAATAGTTAAATTGGTCCTCGAAAAATAGTCTGATTTCCAAATCAGTCCCcgtaagaaaaaaataataaaaattgtcctcgaaaaatttaaaattggtaacGTTAGTCTTTCCGTCAAATGTTTGAGTAACGGCGTGGACATTTGCTGACCTGACCGTTAGTGTGACACCTTAGCAAGAAcctaaacggcgtcgttttgcaACTCCCTATTATAACGCTTTTAGCAACACCTTAAACGGCATCGTTTTCTTTGCTCCCCATTACAACGTTTGGGTTTTCATCCCTGTTTCCTTGCACACGTCTCGAGTTACATCCTTCTTCTGAGAAGAAAAAACCTCTGTAATCCCTTCCTCCTACTTGTTTCGTCCAGGTAGATGAAGCTTTGAACGGTGACCACCAGGCTTGACTGAAGACGACATTGTGCTGGAGTTGCAGGTTTTGGTTTGCGACGACGTTGGTCAGCAGAAAAGAGCACTCCATCGCCTTGCGTGAGAGGTAGGTTacctttcttttgttattttgtgAGAGTGATTGTGGTTTTATCTCCTGATCAATGTGTTTGTATTGTCGTTGGAAATCAAGTGTTACTGTTTGCAATGTTAGGGTTTAGGAGAATGTGTTCAGGCATATGGCTTTGATGATGATCCATGAATGAATGACCCTGTTTTTGGACTGATGAGAACGATGTTTGTGCTCTGTGTAACTGCATGTGTGTTAGATTTATTTTGGTTGTTGATGTTGAATATGCTATGCCTGTTGATGAAAAAAATTTCTATCAGTTGTGTGTGTTGCTGCTTTGGTTTCGATGGATGGTCTCCCTATGACCTTTGTATTTCACCATGGTGGGAAGTTCCAAACAGATGAATCAGGCTATCTGTGTTATGAACCAGACAATACTGAAATATTAATGGGTGTAGATTCAGACACTCTAGACGTTTTCTTTATGAAGGGATACTATAAGGAGCTGGGGTATGCTGAGATGAACAATTGCTTGTGGAAAGTGCCTGGAACGCTGTTGGATAATGGCTTGAGGAGGCTAGAAACTGACGCTGATCTGTTGGCAATGGCTAAGGATTGCAGGAGGAATCATCACCTCATAAACATCTATTTTGAGCATGCAGTGTCTAAGCTACACGTGGTTGACTGCATGagcgaggatgatgatgatgatgtactATGTTTGCCAACCATCCTTGAAGAAGCAGAGAAGCTGAACAATGACCAGAATGATGCAATGTCCCAAGATTATTATAAGACAACAAAGAAATCACCTCAGCCAAAAAGAGCTAAAACTTAGCCCACACCTAAAGCCACTCCTCAGCCCACTCCTAAGCCCACTTCTCAACCCACTCCTCAGCCCACTACTCAGCCCAAACCTAACCCCACTTCTCAGCCCACCCCTAAACCCACACGTACTCCCACAGCTAAGCCCACTCCAAAACCCATAACCAAGCCCATGCAAAAGCCCATCGAGTAGCCCAAACCTTGGACTAAACCTGAGGCTGCTAAAGTTTCTGGCAAGGTTACACCAGCTGATAAGATCAAGAAGAAGGTGAAAGCTACAACCAGTACA
The sequence above is drawn from the Arachis hypogaea cultivar Tifrunner chromosome 4, arahy.Tifrunner.gnm2.J5K5, whole genome shotgun sequence genome and encodes:
- the LOC112795706 gene encoding mitotic checkpoint serine/threonine-protein kinase BUB1, with translation MVTFFNSLTSATASATDDPLLPFLWSVKKALEGSGGSSQNLLNLLGDCIRSFKDSEQYRNDVRFLKIWLLYMGVSSDFGSVFMEMLNCNVCTKNASLYVWSACFFELKGRLHDALTIYHLGISRNAEPIEWLKKAQALCHQRISETWKAAERQKIDYKGSTELGNIGINPWDSSILEDLMKKINPTIKKFYGYHLSTKSYTGKVALSTLKNASRNKVIEIGGRKYHIKGCAGQGGFAQVYKAFVNSDPNDVVALKIQKPAFPWEFYMYRQLDMRITGRERSSYGLAQRIHLYADCSILICDYLAHGTLQDVINTYAVQGKPMEEVLCIYYTIEMLHMVETLHGVGLIHGDFKPDNLLIRYARDDLTEEGFLDRSGPWCDQGLCLVDWGRGIVLDLFPDDIVFKGDCGTSGFRCIEMQADKPWKFQVDAYGLCVVVHMMLHNCYMEIAKEESSDGGYMYLPKQRFKRYWNVALWKNFFTKMLNQYPGNDDRRLLQELKKSFQDYISSDPKMIKALRELLAKQRTSMCCA